The Salvelinus alpinus chromosome 10, SLU_Salpinus.1, whole genome shotgun sequence genome includes the window ATCCTATATTAAACAGTAAAAATGAATCCTATATTGAACAGTAAAGAGGAATCCTATATTTGACAgtaagtgtgtatgtttgtgaatgcactgtatacagtggTGTAAGGTATTAAACACTTAAACCTTTCCATGGTGTGTTTTACCTTAACAACTGGAAGTTACTACAGAATTTGTGCTACTGATTTCATTCCAACTCCAAACAGCAATAGAAGCTGTCCCTCAAACCATCTATCCTAGGGACAAAAATGGAAAATACTATTAATTGAACTAACAAATACTCAGGGTAAAGAGCAATAGCACTCACATTGAGGTATCAGGCATGATGATATAGTATAAGGTACAACAGGCATAGCTAATACAGTTCTACTGCAGTGGTGGAGGATACAGTACTTGTGCTGCTGATTGTGTCATAGAATACTTTCCAGCTACATACTGTATAGGAGAATACTAAGGGGCCAAAACCTTTCCAGCTACATACTCTATAGGAGAATACTAAGGGGCCAAAACCTTTCCAACTACATACTCTATAGGAGAATACTAAGGGGCCAAAACCTTTCcaactacatactgtataggAGAATACTAAGGGGCCAAAACCTTTCCAACTACATACTCTATAGGAGAATACTAAGGGGCCAAAACCTTTCcaactacatactgtataggAGAATACTAAGGGGCCAAACCCTTTCCAACTACATACTCTATAGGAGAATACTAAGGGGCCAAACCCTTTCCAACTACATACTCTATAGGAGAATACTAAGGGGCCAAAACCTTTCCAACTGCATACTCTATAGGAGAATACTAAGGGGCCAAAACCTTTCCAACTGCATACTGTATAGGAGAATACTAAGGGGCCAAACCCTTTCCAACTACATACTCTATAGGAGAATACTAAGGGGCCAAAACCTTTCCAACTGCATACTGTATAGGAGAATACTAAGGGGCCAAAACCTTTCcaactacatactgtataggAGAATACTAAGGGGCCAAACCCTTTCcaactacatactgtataggAGAATACTAAGGGGCCAAAACCTTTCCAACTACATACTCTATAGGAGAATACTAAGGGGCCAAACCCTTTCCAACTGCATACTGTATAGGAGAATACTAAGGGGCCAAACCCTTTCCAACTACATACTCTATAGGAGAATACTAAGGGGCCAAACCCTTTCCAACTACATACTCTATAGGAGAATACTAAGGGGCCAAAACCTTTCCAACTGCATACTCTATAGGAGAATACTAAGGGGCCAAAACCTTTCCAACTGCATACTGTATAGGAGAATACTAAGGGGCCAAACCCTTTCCAACTACATACTCTATAGGAGAATACTAAGGGGCCAAAACCTTTCCAACTGCATACTGTATAGGAGAATACTAAGGGGCCAAAACCTTTCCAACTGCATACTGTATAGGAGAATACTAAGGGGCCAAACCCTTTCCAACTACATACTCTATAGGAGAATACTAAGGGGCCAAACCCTTTCCAACTGCATACTGTATACTAATACTAAGGGGCCAAAACCTTTCCAACCATGTAAAGACCTCAACTTCAAGACAACTGAGAAAGAAGGCATAAGTACAGATGTCGTTTTCTGGTAGATAAAGAGACGTCAAAAACTAGCGTTGCTACTTGAACAAAATGGCGGACGGTGAATATTGAGCCAAACTGTTGGCTATGGTAACCGTATTAGGACTGGCTCAGGGTCATAACAGGCTCTTCTAATATGAACACTGTAAAAAGAGAGACTGGTTTTTCACTGGTTTTGAAAATCATAGAATCTACAATCTGTCATTTCAGTCCTTGGGGAAAAACAAGTTAAACACAACATGAATACTTCACATTGAAATGAAATGTTAATTCCAGTTTGCGGAACTATTTGGGCCCAAAGGCAGTACAAAATAATAGTCATCATAACCAGAGGCAATAGAAAGACAGGAAGCAGACAAATAGTACATAATTATGAAGACTTCTCATTCAGTACTTCAGTATGTCGCCAAGTTTCTCTCTATTCTGTTTCCTTCACATATCTCAACCTTGTAGGTGTAAATGTGAAATGCTTTTGAAATAATTCTGTTTTTGGATTATTACAACTAAGAAAAAACACGttgttttaaaatatttttcaCTTCCTGCTAGTTGGATCAATGTGTTCCATATGGGCTAAAACAAACACCCACAGTGCAGCAGAAACATGTATAAacaaccctccctcctctctgccacAAGGACAGCTGGGATACGCCTCCTTATGCTGTAGGATGAAATATAGACAAAGTAAAGGCAAATCGAGTAGGAAATGAAACAACAAACATGCATGGCTCCATAAAAGCAGTGTGACCAAATGACTCTGAAACGGAGGTTTTACCGGCGGTCATGGACCTTCCACTTAGCAGCAGAAGCTGTCTGGCAGTATTCTCATAGGTGTTTATGAGGCATCAGTAGTACAGGTAACTGTTCCTAGTACACGTTAGTACAGGCAACTGTTCCTAGTACACGTTAGTACAGGCAACTGTTCCTAGTACACGTTAGTACAGGTAACTGTTCCTAGTACACGTTAGTACAGGCAACTGTTCCTAGTACACGTTAGTACAGGCAACTGTTCCTAGTACACGTTAGTACAGGCAACTGTTCCTAGTACACGTTAGTACAGGTAACTGTTCCTAGTACACGTTAGTACAGGCAACTGTTCCTAGTACACGTTAGTACAGGTAACTGTTCCTAGTCCACATTAGTACAGGCAACTGTTCCTAGTACACGTTAGTACAGGCAACTGTTCCTAGTACAAGTTAGTACAGGCAACTGTTCCTAGTACACGTTAGTACAGGCAACTGTTCCTAGTACACGTTAGTACAGGCAACTGTTCCTAGTACAAGTTAGTACAGGCAACTGTCCTAAGTCACTATTAATTCTAAATGGTCAGTTACACATGACTTTTAATCACTGGTCctgcccgagtggcgcagcggtctaaggcactgcatctcagtgctaaaagcgtccctacagaccctggttggattccaggcagtatcacaactggccatgattgagagtcccattgggcggtgcaaattggcccagtgttgtccgagATTGgtcggagtaggccgtcattgtaaataagaatttgttcttaactgacttgcctagttaaataacataaAAAACATTTCCATTTGGCACTAGTCATACCCTTCACATTAAGGTTGGGGTCAGTTCAGTATCCAATTGAATCGAGTTAATTAATAAACAGAAATTTTAAGTcatgaattacatttttatttgctGATTTGACAACTGAACTGACTCTTCTTCATGCAGCCCTCGTCTCGGAGTAATGGAGAGACCTGTGGTGAAGTCACACAAGAAGATTCTGTGTCAAATCTCTGGAACTTGACATTTTGGATTTAGAATGAGGAGTTGGTAATCCTATCGCTGTATAGAGGTGAACTGAGAGTtgtcagggggagagagagaggaggctagCTGACTGTCAGTGGGCTTAGTTTAGTGAAGCAGAACTGGTTCTGTGGTTAAACTACTACCTCTTTAGAGGACTAGTTCTGTGGTTAAACTACTACCTCTATAGAGGACTAGTTCTGTGGTTAAACTACTACCTCTATAGAGGACTAGTTCTGTGGTTAAACTACTACCTCTTTAGAGGACTAGTTCTGTGGTTAAACTACTACCTCTATAGAGGACTAGTTCTGTGGTTAAACTTaaaccaccctccctccctccctccctccctccctccctccctccctccctccctccctccctccctccctccatgtgaaTCTGTCTATATGGAATCTGTTGCTCATCCATTCATCCAGGCCTCCACTAGGacaccctccacctcctctctctgtgtctcagccACTGGTCATTATGCAGACCGTAGCGAGTTATAATGCTACAGGAGTCCTCCTCATTATCCTCTCATTTGCATTGAAAACTGTTACTACAAACTCTGTGTCACTGTGTCAGGCCACAATCTGCATAACATAATTTCCTCGCAGTGATGAATCTCTTTCGAGACATTATTGAGAAAAAATCCTGTCATTCCATTGAAGCCAGTGATAAAGGAACTTTTACAGAGTTATTTGTTAAGCTGCCCACATGGTTTACAGTAGTTTAGACTTGATAAGAGCTTTCAAGTTAAGCTACCAACATGGTTTACAGTAGTTTAGACTTGATAAGAGCTTTCAAGTTAAGCTACCAACATGGTTTACAGTAGTTTAGACTTGATAAGAGCTTCCAAGTTAAGCTACCAACATGGTTTATAGTAGTTTAGACATGATAAGAGCTTTCAAGTTAAGCTACCAACATGGTTTACAGTAGTTTAGACTTGATAAGAGCTTTCAAGTTAAGCTACCAACATGGTTTACAGTAGTTTAGACATGATAAGAGCTTTCAAGTTAAGCTACCCACGTGGTTTACAGTAGTTTAGACATGATAAGAGCTTTCAAGTTAAGCTACCCACATGGTTTACAGTAGTTTAGACGTGATAGGAGCGTTCAAGTGAACAACGTAACAGTGAACGCCACACCCCCAAAAATTATCCAATGGATGACCTGCGTTGTACATACAGGTAAGTAGTTGTTGTTTTTAACACATTATATAAATAATTGTGAAAATTAAATAGAGCAAacattaaataaaacatgttgaAAATGGTACAAGGCTTGGTCACAACAGAGTTAGTTACCGTAAATACTGTAAGAGGTGAGTAACACTGAAGTGATGGTGATGCAATATCTACAATATTTAGCTCCTTTGCGAGGAACATTTCAACATACAGTAGTGGTTGgttgtctttccatctctctctctctccagttcatTTTGTAGCTCCTTAGTGAGGAACATTTCAACATACAGTAGTGGTTGgttgtctttccatctctctctctctccagttcatTTTGTAGCTCCTTAGTGAGGAACATTTCAACATACAGTAGTGGTTGgttgtctttccatctctctctctccagttcatTTTGTAGCTCCTTAGTGAGGAACATTTCAACATACAGTAGTGGTTGcttgtctttccatctctctctctctccagttcatTTTGTAGCTCCTTAGTGAGGAACATTTCAACATACAGTAGTGGTTGgttgtctgtccatctctctctctctccagttcatTTTGTAGCTCCTTAGTGAGGAACATTTCAACATACAGTAGTGGTTGgttgtctgtccatctctctctctctccagttcatTTTGTAGCTCCTTAGTGAGGAACATTTCAACATACAGTAGTGGTTGgttgtctgtccatctctctctctctccagttcatTTTGTAGCTCCTTAGTGAGGAACATTTCAACATATAGTAGTGGTTGgttgtctttccatctctctctctctccggttcATTTTGTAGCTCCTTAGTGAGGAACATTTCAACATATAGTAGTGGTTGgttgtctgtccatctctctctctctccagttcatTTTGTAGCTCCTTAGTGAGGAACATTTCAACATACAGTAGTGGTTGgttgtctgtccatctctctctctctccagttcatTTTGTCGCAACAACAGTCATGTAAAACACTGTGCTCGGTATAACACCTCTTTTTCGACACGCTTCATCTTGTCCGTCTGCGTTCCTCATCGTGGTTCCCTCGTACCGTCCTGAGAGTCCTGACACCATCCATGTCTGTGTAGAGAACAGTACATATGGTCGTACTACCTCCATATTGCGTGGTTCCTCGATGCTCCTTTCACAAACACCACCACCGCTGCCAGTCCAGCTTATATACAGCGTCAGAGGATAACAGCACTGGTCTTTACCTAGAGCAGTTTTTACTGTTGTTACAGAGGATAACAGCACTGGTCTTTACCTAGAGCAGTTTTTACTGTTGTTACAGAGGATAACAGCACTGGTCTTTACCTAGAGCAGTTTTTACTGCTGTTACAGGACCAGTTAGGGGCTAGAGTGGAGATAAGGAGGTGGAGCCTGGTAGTGTGTTGGTTGGTGGCACTCTGAGTAGGGTCTGCTAGCTCCTTCTATGGAGaacgctagctagttagctagttagcgcAGGTGATGGATGGTGGGATGTCGTGGGGAGGGGGTTTTGGGGAGGCTCCCGTGACTGTTTGAGGGACTGAGGAAGGGACAGAGGAACCGGAGAAAGCTGGGTACTGGCTGGCCCAGGAGCTGGAGGAAGGTGGGTTGGGACCTCACTTCTATACCACAGTGTTCCTCTGTCGGTACGGGGGAGGGGGAAGAACCGTGCCCGGCTTGAGATTGGACGAGAACTCTGATAGGTACTCTGGGTTTTCGGCCACCACCGGCCTGATGCAGCCATTCCGTTTGTAGAACAACTTGCCATTGGTGGTTCCCGCCTCAAGGCTGTTGCCCGCCTGGTTTGTAGCGCTGTTCAGCGGCTTGGGTGGCAGGCTGTGCTGCCAGTACTCTGGATTGTCAAAGGTCACCTTGAGCTTCTTGCCTGCCGGTTTGCCTCCCGCCTGGTGCCCCTGTCCCTGCTTCAGTACACTGCCAGGGTGGGTGGTGTGCCCCTGGTAGGCTGCTATAACACTTCTCTGGTCCTCGGGCGCCGACATGGAGATGGGACCTTTCTTGACAGTTGACTTTTCAAGGTGGTAAACCTGGGTGGCAGAGGGCCCACCACCACACTGGATCAGGTGGGACTGGTGTCCCTGAAGGCCCAGGTGGGTCCGTTGTGGTGAGTTGCCAGATAGCACCGAGTGGCCAGGTTTGACACCAACACTGTGGAGCTTGTGAATGTGGTGACCCGGCGGTGGGTGATGGCAGCCTCCCTGCAGCCCAGAAGGGGAGCTCTCTGTCAGTACGACGGGGTAGTAAGGAAGGCCAGTCTGGATGGTGAGTTGGGGATAGGAACCAGTACTGATAGTCGAGGCTGTACTCTGCGATGGGAGACCACCGTTCTTTCTCAGGACCAGGTCTCCGGGGTTGTGGAAGGTGTTGAGGTAGAGAGGCTCGTTGATGTACTCGTCTTCGCCCCCCTTGGGATGGCTGTTGGGTGTGCTGTGGTAGGCCGGGTTGTCCAGGGCGTGGACCTCGCCGTTCTTGCGCCGCGCCACGAATGGGTTCTCCTCAATCGGTTTCAGATagtctagagagaaagagagagagagagagagtgagggagagagagagagagtgggagagagagagagtgggagagagagagagagagagcgagagagagagagagagagagagagagagagagagagagagagagagagagaaagaagagcaaGATAGAGAAAATGAGAAGAGGATAGTTCACCAAAGATCACTGAGCAGATCCACATCAAGGCCACCTTGCCAACCCTTTCCTTGACAGTCTCCTCTCCCAGCAGCCTGAGGTGAACCAGCAGCTCCAGTTCTGCACTGCTGCCTGCCAGGCACTATAATAGTATGGGGTGGAATCTATCTATTTGAcactcctccactccactcctctacccgtcaactccactcctccactccactcctctacccctccactacactcctccactcctctacccgtccactccactcctccactccactcctctacccgtccactccactcctccactccactcctctacccctccactacattcctccactcctctacccctccactacactcctccactcctctacccgtccactccactcctccactccactcctctacccGTCCACTAcactcctccactccactcctctacccctccactacactcctccactcctctacccgtccactccactcctccactccactcctctacccgtcaactccactcctccactccactcctctacccctccaatacactcctctacccctccactacACTCCTCTACCCGTcaactccactcctccactccactcctctacccctccactacactcctctacccctccactatACTCCTCTACCCGTcaactccactcctccactccactcctctacccctccactacactcctccactcctctacccctccactcctccacctctccacctctccacccccccactcctccactcctccacctgtCCATTCCCCCACTCCcctacccctccactcctctacccctccactatACTCCTCTACCCGTcaactccactcctccactccactcctctacccctccactacactcctccacccctccactcctccacctctccacctctccacccccccactcctccacccatCCATTCCCCCACTCCcctacccctccactcctctactcccctacccctccactcctccattcccctactccactctggtgCTCAACCGCCCCTCCGCCCCTCCACTCCTTCAGACCCTGACATTCCATCAGTTTTGTTTCTCTGGTTTTAGTTTTATTTCCAGCTTCTCCACAAATCAAAGTTGCATGAgactgacagagtgaaaacagcCGATGATCAAAGCCTGAAGTAGTAATATCTGAGCTAAAGCTGGTGTTTACAACGCTCAGAGTCAGCGAACAATATAACAGGGATCTAAAGATGTAGAACAATGTAGAATCATACTGGTAAAAATGACTGGAAGTACAGCAGGCTGTTGTCCAGAGAGGTCAGAGACAGAAGTACAGTGACTATAGTAGTGAATGAAGGCAGAGACAGAGGTACAGTGACTATAGTAGTGAATGAAGGCAGAGACAGAGGTACAGTGACTATAGTAGtgaatggagacagagacagaggtacaGTGACTATAGTAGTGAATGAAGGCAGAGACAGAGGTACAGTGACTATAGTAGTGAATGAAGGCAGAGACAGAGGTACAGTGACTATAGTAGTGAATGAAGGCAGAGACAGAGGTACAGTGACTATAGTAGTGAATGAAGGTTTTGAATGAAGTGGTGAAGGCCCTTCCACTACAGAGCaagacactaccctgctacagAAAACTAGGCCATGTTGAACTGTTGTTAAACTGTTGTTGAACTGTTGTTAAACTGTTGTTGAACTGTTGTTAAACTGTTGTTGAACTGTTGTTGAACTGTTGTTAAACTGTTGTTAAACTGTTTTTAAACTGTTGTTAAACTGTTGTTGAACTGTTGTTGAACTGTTGTTAAACTGTTGTTGAACTGTTGTTAAACTGTTGTTAAACTGTTGTTGAACTGTTGTTGAACTGTTGTTAAACTGTTGTTGAACTGTTGTTGAACTGTTGAAGTGTTCTGTTTTTCCACCCGGcttcaaaggaacaaacaaagctACGCTCTTTTCACTGAGCCCTCATAGGAGTAACTGGTTGAAATGACAAGCTGTCTGACGTCCAGTCAGTGTCTCCTAGCTTCAGGCATGTCTAGACGTTGACTCTTAGGTCTAGATCTGTCTAGGCTCTAGGCTTGGGTGTCCCGGACACAGATAAGCCTAGCTATTCCAATGGAGATTCTTCATTGTGCATGTTTTTCAGTTCAGGACTAAGCCAGCCCCAGATGGTCTACCTACCTGACGAGGTCTTATCCTTCATGGGGGTCATGTAGCCGTCCTCGTCCGTGTCCCCCCGGGGCCCCAGGAACACGGTAGGGTCGGCACTGTAGCGCTGCCCGTTGTTGTCCTCTGCCCCGGGCCTCGTCTGGGGCTTCTTCTTGAGCAGCGTGCCGTTGCAGCGCTGGTCCTCCAGGGCGTCCAGGGCTGCCCCCTGCCTGCCTGCAGGATCTGGAGAGGAGACACAAGCCGGGGACCCTCCCAATGCCAGGCCCTCCTCAGGGGTCGAGCCGGAACCGTCCCGGTACCCAAACTGGTTCTGGGGAAAGAGGGGAGAAGGGACAACGGGAGAAGGAAACATTAACTCCAATGTAGGAGGACTATCGCTCATCACAAAGCCGCTCTTACAAATCAAGGAGGTTTTTCACTTATTTAATGTAATGTATTATTCTCATGGAGATGAACACACAGAGGGCCTGTATAGTTACTCTGAAATCAAAGACCAGAGTTATGAGAGAAAACGTTTGCTTCCATGAGCCAACATGTTGTGAATGACATTTCTCTGCGGCTGTTTTCCCGGGTATAGTTTGGTTCAAAGGTCTCTAAGAAAGAAGAAGGAAAAAGCTGAGTTGGTATTTAAACACCTGAACCGTaggaacaacaacaataacaacaacaaacataTTACATGACTTATAGGGCAAGTATATCTCCTGATATAATAGCTCCAAGCAATTAGAGCTGGACCAGCTTGCCAGAGTTTCTACTAGAGAGTGATCCACCTGCCCGCAATGTTTTACTGCTAATATTAGTCATCTTCTGGGAagccacagagggagagagagaggggggggaggagaAATCCTGGGGGCCGGCCTCTCACTCCCACCCACCctttccctctgtcctctctccatcactccatcgCTCTGcaatcatctcttctcctctcctcctccagcccaacctctctattcatccctctctcccgtcAAGTTTTTAAAAGGCCCCCATTATCCTCTCCTCCGGTGAGGTTCAATCAGAACAGCAAATTAGTCAGAATTACActctgttccaaatggcaccctattccctttatagtgcactacttctgaccagaactcaaaagaagtgcactgtataggcaaggggggccatttgggacacatccaagCTGGTCTATTTTATTCACTGTGCCAGCGGAGCCAGTGTTCCAATTCAAAGTGAACATCTTTCACTTTGCAATTTTCTCCCATAACTCCCTGTCCTATTCATAGTCCTAGACTGTTTGACTGCATAATGAAAAAGTGTTTCAGTCAGAAGATTGACCTTTGACATTTCAGATGTGTGGGTGCCTGTGTCCAGGTCCCCCAGGAACATGGCATGACCGCCAGCATGAGGGCACACGGGCACACGGTCAATATGAGATGCAGGAGCATGGTCGAGGCAGAGCGGCGGCGAGCGGCAGAGTAAATAGCCAAGCCCAGGACTCATTGTCTCTGAGCAAACGGTGGCGGCGCTTTAGTGGAGAGGCTGCTATTTACACACGGAGGCCGGCGTAATGAAACAGGAGGCCTGGAGAGCGGGTGGATAAAGAGGCCAGGGTCGGGGGTGACACACTGGGACACAGAGATGGAGAATAGCTGGAGGAGatacactgggacagagagagagaagaactggGGGAGATACActgggacatagagagagagagaagaactggAGGAGATATActgggacagaaagagagaagaactGGAGGAGATAtactgggacagagagagggagagaagaactgGAGGAGATAtactgggacagagagagggagaagggctgTCTAGATGAATGGAAATCAgatggaagtggaggtagggttTGATACTTTCTGAGGCTGATAGGACattgaggaaaagagaggaggaatTACATCACAATTTAGTTGTTGTGGATAGtatttgtgtgtggttgtgtgttaaTTTGAGTATATGtgtggatgcttctgtgtgtgtgtgtgtgtgtatgtgtgtgtatgtgtgtgcgtgtgtgtgtgtgtgtgtgtgtgtgtgtgtgtgtgtgtgtgtgtgtgtgtgtgtgtgtgtgtgtgtgtgtgtggatgtttctgtgtgtgtgtgtggggggggggggtttctgtgcttgtgtgtgtgtgtatgtgtgtgtatgtgtgtgcgtgcgtgcgtgcacaagTGTGTGCTTCTACCTACCCTGTTGGAGTCGACGCAGAGCCTGGCTGTGTATGATAGTGGAGGCATGTTAAAGTGATGGGGAACCAGGTACTCCTCAGCATCCATAAAGTCCTCCACATCCTCCTCATCCAACAGGCTCTGGAAGAACTTACTGTCATTGGGGCTGGGCAGCTTCATACGGTCATCCCCCTGAGTTAAGAAACACAGATACACAACATCACATTACTGTctactgggttgtgttcagtagagcACAGCGTAGCTAAATGTTTTGCTGCACAACACCAACATTTAGGACGGTTGCGCTAACGtatgctaatgtgattagcatgatgttgtaa containing:
- the LOC139532625 gene encoding uncharacterized protein → MPSFSVVLKLRSLHGWKGFGPLVFSYTVCSWKGFGPLVFSYRVCSWKGFGPLVFSYTVCSWKGFGPLVFSYRVCSWKGFGPLVFSYRVCSWKGFGPLVFSYRVCSWKGFGPLVFSYTVCSWKGFGPLVFSYRVCSWKGFGPLVFSYTVCSWKGFGPLVFSYTVCSWKGFGPLVFSYTVCSWKGFGPLVFSYRVCSWKGFGPLVFSYTVCSWKGFGPLVFSYRVCSWKGFGPLVFSYRVCSWKGFGPLVFSYRVCSWKGFGPLVFSYTVCSWKGFGPLVFSYRVCSWKGFGPLVFSYTVCSWKGFGPLVFSYRVCSWKGFGPLVFSYRVCSWKGFGPLVFSYTVCSWKVFYDTISSTSTVSSTTAVELY